The Amycolatopsis sp. DG1A-15b genome contains the following window.
GAGCTTCCGGATGGTTGTGTGGCGCTGGCGGAGCTGGCCGGGCACCTGCTCGGCCGGCCCGTCCATCACGTCCGGCAGACGCGTGCGGTGTCCGAAGTGGACGCCGGCATCGCGTCCCGTGCGGTGCTGACCGGCGCGAACCGCGCGGCCCAGCTCGCGGCCCTGGAAGCACCGGGCGGCCCGGTCCTGACCATCGGCGGCGACTGCGGTGTCGAGCTGGTGCCGATCGGCGTGGCCCGCTTCCGCCACGGGCCCGGCCTGGGCGTCGCGTGGTTCGACGCCCACCCGGACCTGAACACGGCGGAGTCGTCGCCGTCGGGGGCGTTCCACGGGATGGTGCTGCGGTCGCTGTTCGGCGAGGGCGACCCGGAGTTCGCGGCGGCACCGGCGCTGGAGCCCGGCAGCGTGGCGCTGGCCGGGACGCGCGTGTTCGACCCGGAGGAAGAGGCGGCGGTTTCGCGCGGCCTGGCGGTGACTTCCGTGGCCGCTTTGACGGGCGTGGAGAAGCTGTACGTGCACGTGGACCTGGACGTGCTGGACGCGGCCGAGTTCGCGGGGCTGAACTACCCGGAGCCCGGCGGCTGGACGATCGCGCGGCTGGTGTCGGAGCTGGACGCGCTGGCCCGGTTCGAGGTGGTGGGCGCGGGGATCACGGAGTGCGTGGGCACGCCGCGCGAGGTGGAGGTCCTGGAGCCGGTGGTGGCGGCGGTGGGGCGGCTGCTCGGGGGCTGAGCAAGCGGTCTCGCGTTCGTTCGCGCGCGGCTCGGTTGGTCGGTTGTGGTGGCGTGGCTGGTGGGTGTGGTTCAGCTCGGCCTGGCGCCCGCGCGAGTTGTGGGCGCGGCTCGGTTGGCTGGTTGTGGTGGCGTGGCTGGTGGGTGTGGTTCAGCTCGGCCTGGCGCCCGCGCGAGTTGTGGGCGCGGCTCGGTTGGCTGGTTGTGGTGGCGTGGCTGGTGGGTGTGGTTCAGCTCGGCCTGGCGCCCGCGCCAGGTGTGGGCGCGGCTCGGCTGGCTGGTTGTGGTGGCGTGGCTGGTGGGTGTGGTTCAGCTCGGCCAGGCGGCCTGGACCGCTTTCACCGCTGCCTCCTCGTCCGCGCCCAAGTCCCGCGCCTGCGCCGCGAACTCGGCCGCGGCCGCGGCCAGCAGGGCGGCGCGGTCCGGGCGGCCCGACGGGACCGTCACTACCGTGCCGCGGGTCCCCGCCGTCGCCACCCAGCCCGCCGCCTCCAGCTCGCGATAGGCCCGGGCGACCGTCCCCGACGCCAGCCCCAGGTCGCGCGCCAGCTGGCGGATCGGCGGCAGCCTGGTCCCCTCCGGCAGCACCCCCGTCGTCGCCGCCCGGATCACCTGGTCGTGCACCTGCCGCCACGGTGCCACGCCGTTCTCGGTGTCGACGACGATCTTCACGCCGCCGCCGGCAGGCGTTTCACCGGGGCCGTCACCGCCAGGAAGGCCGCCAGGCCGGCCGCGACCGCCAGGAACGAGACGAGGTCGCCCGCGGGCCAGCCGACCGCCGTGCAGGCGCCGATGCCCAGACCGACCGCCACGCGCGCGCTGCGGCAGCGCAGCGCCAGGTCGGCGCGCGGGGCGCCGATCGCCGGGCGGCGCACCGCCAGCAGCGTGATCGCCGCGCTGACCAGTGCCGTGCCCGCGGCCACCGCCAGCAGCTTCCACTGCGCCGTCAGGCCCAGGTGCAGCAGCGATCCGGCGGCCGCCAGCCCGCCCAGCACGAGGACCCACGCCGGGACGATCCCCAGCAGCGTCCGCGGCGCCAGCTCGGCCTCGCGGCGCGGGCCCCGGGACGGGCGCTGCGCCAGGAGTTCGGCGATCAAGGCGCCCAGCAGCAGCGTGGCGAGGATCGAGCCCGTCGTCGTGTCGTCGAGCAGCGGCGGGATCGCGAGGAACAGCCACGGGTACCAGAGCCGGCGCCGTTTGAGGTACCGGACGGCCAGCGCGACCTCCCCGGCGTCGGGCTCGGCGACGCCCCAGCGGGTGAGCAAGCGCTTTCCGTGCTTCTCGCCCGGCCAGAGCACGATCAGGATCGCCAGGCCGAACAGGCCCATGATGGCCGCGACCCAGAACAGGTTGTCGAGCTGCAGCATCGCCGCTCCTCTCGCTTGTATCAACCACACGATACAAGATGCCGGCGTAACCGCAGCGCGGGCCGGTCGTTGGAGGTTCGTCCGTTCGTACGCACGTCCACGTGCAGTCGGCGGGACACTTGTCAGCTCATCGCAGCCGATCCGCGTGAAATTGTCACCATGATGACAAGAAATCGGTTTTCCTTCACGGGTGTGACACGTTTGGCGTTAGTTTTTCGATGTGTCGGTTGTCATCCGGGCAACAGGCGCGGGTGCCCGGCCGCGAGGTGCCCGCGACCGGAGTCCGGGGCGGAGCGAAGGAGCTACGATGTCGGTGGAGCGCGGATTCGATCACGCTGCGCCGCCCCCGCCCGCCGCTCTACCGCGCAAGCTCGCCGACATCCTGCGCCCCGAGCTGGCCAGCCTCGCCGCCGAAATCGTCGAAGAGATCCGGGCGACCATCCCGGCCTACGCGCGCCCGCTCGACGGGCCCTACGGCAAGTCGATCCGGGCCGGCGTCGAATACGCGATCACGCTGTTCGTCGCGCAGATCGCCGACCCCACGGTGTCGAAGGAACAGTCCCACGAGGTGCACCACCGGCTGGGGCAGAACGAAATGCGCGAAGGCCGCAGCCTCGACACGCTGCAGTCGGCCTACCGCGTCGGCGCGCGGGTGTCGTGGCGGCGCATCATGCGCGTCGGACGGCGCAGCGGCCTTTCGTCGGCGGTGATGTCCCAGCTGGCCGACGCGATGCTGGCGTTCATGGACGAGCTCGCCTCCGTCGCGCTCGACGGCTACCTCGAGGCGAAGGCGCGCACGGCGGGCGCGCTGGACACCTGGCGCCGCAAGCTGCTCCACCTGATCCTCGAGACGCCGCCGGCGTCCCCGAAAGCGATTGCGGAACTGGCCCAGCTGATCGGCTGGCCGGTGCCGTCCGACGCGACCCCGGTGGCGATCTGCCCGGCCAGCGGCGTCGCCCCGGCTCGCCGGCACGCCGGGCTGGACGCGGACGTCCTCGCCGAACTCGACACACCCGATCCGAAGCTGGTCGTCCCGGGTGAGCTGAGCAGCGCCCGCTTGGCGGCGCTGCAGGTGGCGCTGCCGGACTGCCGCTTGGCGATCGGCCCCTGCGTCCCGCTCGCTTCGGTCGCGGATTCCCTGCGCTGGGCCCGCAATGCCCTGCAGCTGACCGAGCGCGGCGTCCTGCCGGCGCGCCCGGTGCTGCGCGCGGAGGAGCACTTGGCGACGCTGCTGGTCAACTCCGACACGGGCTTGGTCGGCACGCTGCGGCACCGGCTGTTCGCGCCGCTGGCGGAGATGACGGGCAAGCAGCAGGAGCGGCTCCTGGAGACGCTGCGGGCGTGGCTGGACAGCCAGGGCAACGTGGTGGAGATCGCGGAGCGCCTCGGGGTGCACCCGCAGACGGTCCGCTACCGCATGCGCCAGCTGCAGGCGACGTTCGGCGAGAGCTTGAAGGACCCGGCGGCGCGCTTCGAGATGGAGCTGGCGTTGCGCGCGGGGGCGGCGCCGATGCCGCTGCGGTACCCGGTGAGCGAGCTGCTGCCGGCGCCGCGGTCGGGCGGGTCACGTCCACAGTGGACTTCGCAGTAGCCGATGCCGCTGCGGTACCCGGTGAGCGAGCTGCTCCCGGTACCGCGAGCGTGCGGCTCCCTCCGCGGTATCCCGTCAGGTCACCGGGATCAACGGGCTGAACGCCGGGTTCTGCGGCGGGTTCGTCACCTTGACGTTGCACGTCATGGTCCACGGATTCCACACACCGTCCGCCTTCCGGTGCACCTCGAGGGTGAAGGTGGCCGTGGTGGTGACCTTGACCGTGGCCATGCCGGGCGCGCCCGCGGTCAGGGACGGCACCACCGCGCCCGGCCCCTGCTCGAACAGCACCTCGAAGGCGCCACCGGCCGGATAGATCTGCTCGGGCACGGTCAGCCCGGTGGCCGACGGCCCGGAGAGCGTCGCGCCGGTCGCCGCCAGGCCCAGGTCGACGTGGCCGCGGAAGCCGTCGTAGCCGTAGGCGGTCAAGATCGCGTGCGGACCCGCTTCGAACCGGATGCCACCACCCACACCGGCCGGCGTGATCGTGGTGCCCGAGGCGACGGAGTCCGGGGCGTCGAACCGGGTTGTCATGGTCCCGGGTTGCGGGGTGACCCCCGGGAGCAGGGTGCAGGCGTTGAGCACCGGACCGGTCTGGTAGGTGACGGTCGCGGCGGATGCCGGGCCGGCCATGGGCACCGCCATCGCGGCGGCGCACGAAACAGTGGTGAGGACGCGCAGGAACACTTCGACTCCCCTTCGAATGTCCACAATGGAGGTTTCGCTGTCAGGTGATCACGATGACCGGCTGGAACGCCGGGTTCTGCGCCGGACTGGTCGTCTTCATCGTGCAGTTCACCGACCACACGACCCAGGTTCCGGTCGACGCCCGGTGGAGCTGGAGTCCCTCGCTGAAGCCCGTGCCCATCGCGAACGCGAGCGTGCTGTCGAAGCCCGCGGTGAACGTCTGGATCGGCCCGGCCGCCGGGAGCGTGATCGGGCCCGTCGTGCCGATGGGCTGCTCCGGGAAGTCGCCGCTGATCGTCCCGGTGGGCGGAGTCGCGTTCGAGACGGTGAACGATCCGCCGAACGAGCCGCGGATCGCGTCGTAGCCGGCGCCGCGCAGCAGCGCGCGCAAGGTGCTCGGCAAGACTTGCGTCGCGGAGGGCAGCACCGTGAACGGCTGCCCGGGGTGGGGATCGGTGACGTCCAGCTGGGCGGTCAGGGACGTGGCTTGTGGTGCGAGGCCAGGGAACGCGCACGTGTAGGTCAACATGCCGGTCTGTATCGTGACCGTCGCCGCGGCCGCCGTTCCCGCTGCCACGCCCGTGACGAGCAACGCCGCTGTGAGCGCCGTTCCGATCCTCATGGCTCCCCCTCGATTCGGTTTACCTCGGTTTCGCGGCCGCCTTCTGCGCCGCCGCAGCCTGCGAGCCCTGCTTGGGCGGGAGGGTGTCGGGCGGGCACTTGGTGTGGTCGGGCTCGGTGCACCCGTTCAGGTTGTAGGTGTCGATTTTGGCCTCGTTGCCCTTGCCCTTGCTCATGCCGGAGAGCAGCGGGGTGAGGTCCTGGCTGCCGGAGCCGCAGTCACGGAATTCGGGCAGCTCGAAGTTCGGGTCCTGGATGTGGCCGGTGGTGAAGGGGTCGTAGTGACCGCTGACGTGGAGTGTGATCTTGTCCGCCGTCACGCAGTCGGGGCCGACGTCGACCGGGACGCCGTTGATCTTCACGTTGCTCACCCGGCCCATCACCTTCAGCTGGGTGCTCAGCCAGATCTCGCCGTCGTCGCCGGTGTACAGCCCGCCGCCGATTTCGATCATCTTGCTGTTGAGGTAGTCCTCCGGCAGGAACTCGACGGTCGCGGTCACCGGCACGAACCCGAAGGCGAGGAACGTGGTGGTCGCCGGCTTGAACACCGCGGACCCGGAAACCCGGGACTCGGTGGTGTCGAGGTCCACCGAGAAGAACCCGTTGATCAGGAGGGCGGGGTCGGACACGACGGTCGCGCCCAGCCTCTTGATGGTCGACTTCGTGAAGATGGTGATGAGGCCGAGCGGCACGGTGTATTCGTTCGCGGGTGGGGGTTCGTCTTCCTGCGCGGCTGCCGCACCGAGAGCGGCCTTCTGCTCGGGACCCGGCGTCGCCGTCGGCTGGACGAGGATCGTGCCCAGCGTCGCCTGCTGATCGGCGTCCAGGGTGCACGCGACCGGCGGCGCCGGCTGGGCGGCGGGCGTGGCCGGCGCGTCGGGAGCGGCGGGAGTGGCGGCCGCGTCGGGCGCGGGGACGGCGGCCAGCGCGAGCGTCGGCGCGGTGACGTCGAAGATGACGGCGCCGATGGTGTTGATCGCGATCTCCGGCACGTCCCCGGTGGCGGTGAGGGTGACGTCGCCGGTTTCCGGCAGGGGCGTCGGCGCCACGGTGAGGGGGACCGGGATCTTGTCCGAGCGTTCGCCCTGGTGCACCGTGAGGTCGAGCTGCATCGCGCCCTGCACCGAACCGGCGGTGGCGCCGGCGGGCAGGAGCGACAGTGCGACGTCGCGGGGGAGGCTCAACTGCACCGAGTACTTGCTGATCGTCGCCGAGGTGCCCGTCTTCGCTTGGCTGGGCAGGGTCGCCGACGTCGCGACGGTGAGCTTGCGCGAGCCGAGCGGATCGGCGAAGGGACAGGTCA
Protein-coding sequences here:
- a CDS encoding PucR family transcriptional regulator; the protein is MSVERGFDHAAPPPPAALPRKLADILRPELASLAAEIVEEIRATIPAYARPLDGPYGKSIRAGVEYAITLFVAQIADPTVSKEQSHEVHHRLGQNEMREGRSLDTLQSAYRVGARVSWRRIMRVGRRSGLSSAVMSQLADAMLAFMDELASVALDGYLEAKARTAGALDTWRRKLLHLILETPPASPKAIAELAQLIGWPVPSDATPVAICPASGVAPARRHAGLDADVLAELDTPDPKLVVPGELSSARLAALQVALPDCRLAIGPCVPLASVADSLRWARNALQLTERGVLPARPVLRAEEHLATLLVNSDTGLVGTLRHRLFAPLAEMTGKQQERLLETLRAWLDSQGNVVEIAERLGVHPQTVRYRMRQLQATFGESLKDPAARFEMELALRAGAAPMPLRYPVSELLPAPRSGGSRPQWTSQ
- a CDS encoding GntR family transcriptional regulator, translated to MKIVVDTENGVAPWRQVHDQVIRAATTGVLPEGTRLPPIRQLARDLGLASGTVARAYRELEAAGWVATAGTRGTVVTVPSGRPDRAALLAAAAAEFAAQARDLGADEEAAVKAVQAAWPS
- a CDS encoding DUF6801 domain-containing protein, which encodes MRIGTALTAALLVTGVAAGTAAAATVTIQTGMLTYTCAFPGLAPQATSLTAQLDVTDPHPGQPFTVLPSATQVLPSTLRALLRGAGYDAIRGSFGGSFTVSNATPPTGTISGDFPEQPIGTTGPITLPAAGPIQTFTAGFDSTLAFAMGTGFSEGLQLHRASTGTWVVWSVNCTMKTTSPAQNPAFQPVIVIT
- a CDS encoding arginase family protein, with the translated sequence MLINAVPQRQGAVGPRAAELPDGCVALAELAGHLLGRPVHHVRQTRAVSEVDAGIASRAVLTGANRAAQLAALEAPGGPVLTIGGDCGVELVPIGVARFRHGPGLGVAWFDAHPDLNTAESSPSGAFHGMVLRSLFGEGDPEFAAAPALEPGSVALAGTRVFDPEEEAAVSRGLAVTSVAALTGVEKLYVHVDLDVLDAAEFAGLNYPEPGGWTIARLVSELDALARFEVVGAGITECVGTPREVEVLEPVVAAVGRLLGG
- a CDS encoding DUF6801 domain-containing protein, giving the protein MPRRVRPRSVTVTALAAAGLLSAANGALTGVGSAAPAPEAPPEKTATASVSVTCPFADPLGSRKLTVATSATLPSQAKTGTSATISKYSVQLSLPRDVALSLLPAGATAGSVQGAMQLDLTVHQGERSDKIPVPLTVAPTPLPETGDVTLTATGDVPEIAINTIGAVIFDVTAPTLALAAVPAPDAAATPAAPDAPATPAAQPAPPVACTLDADQQATLGTILVQPTATPGPEQKAALGAAAAQEDEPPPANEYTVPLGLITIFTKSTIKRLGATVVSDPALLINGFFSVDLDTTESRVSGSAVFKPATTTFLAFGFVPVTATVEFLPEDYLNSKMIEIGGGLYTGDDGEIWLSTQLKVMGRVSNVKINGVPVDVGPDCVTADKITLHVSGHYDPFTTGHIQDPNFELPEFRDCGSGSQDLTPLLSGMSKGKGNEAKIDTYNLNGCTEPDHTKCPPDTLPPKQGSQAAAAQKAAAKPR
- a CDS encoding DUF6801 domain-containing protein; protein product: MFLRVLTTVSCAAAMAVPMAGPASAATVTYQTGPVLNACTLLPGVTPQPGTMTTRFDAPDSVASGTTITPAGVGGGIRFEAGPHAILTAYGYDGFRGHVDLGLAATGATLSGPSATGLTVPEQIYPAGGAFEVLFEQGPGAVVPSLTAGAPGMATVKVTTTATFTLEVHRKADGVWNPWTMTCNVKVTNPPQNPAFSPLIPVT